The following coding sequences are from one Diospyros lotus cultivar Yz01 chromosome 7, ASM1463336v1, whole genome shotgun sequence window:
- the LOC127806354 gene encoding protein PHYTOCHROME KINASE SUBSTRATE 1-like gives MAKVRSGSVCNNPSSIINRPDELTGLRYLGRKKVEDGEIAVFGAEKYFNGVMDGESPRARSINGAMGKPPTPNVAPKFRSARSPSIHSEFSGNSRSGLLQIFPRNPAQKEACDKRRGKSPLITGLSCKLCSCTGGNSVQVDDRPGGSNSKRFDSARTSCRSRSNSCRFTEEIMHCKKIEKLGIVGSNPEDNFSFPILSPTAGNVLNVEEDGEEERKISFTGFDTVQIQASWDEKCSCAETDESSDLFEIESFTNNSATCYSPMEASVAWSVDTASATEFSVAQSDTEETDAVRAQKMAGKPNGKETEKRPSPGRLLGCGSREAVEVVAAADAYRINGRGRTQHAPAAVPAQRSSIET, from the exons ATGGCCAAAGTCAGATCAGGATCAGTCTGCAACAACCCAAGTTCCATTATCAACAGGCCAGACGAATTAACAGGGCTTCGGTACTTGGGAAGAAAGAAAGTAGAAGATGGCGAAATTGCTGTTTTTGGAGCAGAAAAGTACTTCAATGGCGTGATGGATGGAGAGAGTCCAAGAGCCCGAAGCATCAATGGCGCAATGGGAAAACCGCCGACACCCAATGTTGCTCCCAAATTTCGATCCGCAAGGTCGCCGAGCATCCATTCTGAATTCAGCGGGAACAGCCGGAGCGGGTTACTGCAGATTTTCCCTAGAAACCCAGCCCAGAAAGAAGCCTGTGATAAGAGGCGTGGCAAGAGTCCCCTCATCACAg gtcTTTCTTGCAAATTATGCTCCTGCACCGGCGGCAACTCCGTCCAAGTTGACGACCGTCCCGGGGGAAGCAATTCCAAGAGATTTGATTCTGCTCGAACGAGCTGCAGATCGAGGTCGAATTCTTGCAGGTTCACGGAGGAGATCATGCATTGCAAGAAGATTGAAAAACTTGGAATTGTTGG GTCGAACCCAGAAGACAACTTTAGCTTCCCAATCTTGAGTCCGACGGCCGGGAACGTACTGAATGTAGAAGAAGACGGGGAGGAGGAGAGGAAGATATCCTTCACCGGATTCGATACGGTTCAAATTCAGGCGAGCTGGGATGAAAAATGCAGCTGCGCCGAAACCGACGAGAGCTCGGACTTGTTCGAGATCGAGAGCTTCACGAACAATTCCGCGACGTGCTACTCTCCGATGGAAGCGAGCGTAGCGTGGAGCGTCGACACCGCGAGCGCGACCGAGTTCTCGGTGGCGCAGTCGGATACAGAGGAAACCGATGCAGTTAGGGCCCAGAAAATGGCCGGGAAACCCAACGGCAAGGAAACGGAGAAGCGGCCTTCTCCCGGCCGGCTGTTGGGTTGCGGGAGCCGGGAAGCCGTGGAGGTTGTAGCGGCGGCGGATGCATACAGAATAAACGGAAGGGGTAGGACCCAGCATGCTCCGGCGGCGGTGCCGGCTCAGCGATCGTCCATTGAGACGTAG